Proteins from a genomic interval of Cupriavidus pauculus:
- a CDS encoding ABC transporter transmembrane domain-containing protein codes for MPHTAPPVSRRRIARELWTAIWRHRLRVMAAIALLLLAKAATVSVPLVLKLIVDEAASTQTLMNPAGAARAGPLVHLIVTVPVFLVLAYAILRLLGNAFNELRDVVFAHVAQSTVAGFMGRAFAHLHGLGARFHSQRETGAIIRDLDKGTAAIGFLLGVAVFTIVPTLLEIAAVLVIMVAAYGGQFAAIILLVFALYAGCTVLLTRRRMKVQRQVNVVEAQTNSKVVDSLLNYDTVKYFARESFEARRLGSLLDRWVVTSVQNQHALSALHIAQSGCIAVGVACVMLLGVQRVAQGALTVGDLVLINAYIIQVVLPLNTLGFIFRESNDAMTNVERLFALLDAKGRAGEDDDAPGARPLAVSRGEIAFEHVNFSYDPSRQTLWDVSFRVGAGQTVAVVGGSGSGKSTLARLLFRLYQPDSGRVLIDGQDLRLVTQRSLREAVGIVPQDTILFNDTIAYNIAYGLEGASRADVVAAARAAQLDTFVDRLPDGYETMVGERGVRLSGGERQRVAIARAMLKRPPIVVFDEATSALDTRTERAIQQELTRVAKGRTAFIIAHRLSTITDADHILVMEHGRVVEAGTHQALLARGGVYAQMWRLQQQQRELERTEERLALQPIRLEAIVAGVVDGLRERMAERHIHLFTVVGETELRVTGDPGVLQKAVWELCDHIVDAVDDGGRIELRLERSNGDATLTLAALASAQGHPVPAAEIQRLQAELAEAGITLMADAAQQVWRLRMPMRPVSEPLAPAQLPDVAGPPSVMGPQTLRGSHILVLDDDAPTRDVLVEALEDLGADAIAFAHGRDLLQHLSDAAIQDWPQVLLCDIALDEEDGYTVLRDVRRLESQRDVPLVRRFTAIALSGHAQPQDRIRAMMAGFQMHLSKPVQMAELIAAITAHLHQGQAGAAPLAPAPDDARLSRDP; via the coding sequence ATGCCACACACCGCGCCGCCGGTGTCGCGCCGGCGCATTGCCCGCGAACTCTGGACTGCCATCTGGCGCCACCGGCTGCGCGTCATGGCGGCCATCGCGCTGCTGCTGCTGGCCAAGGCCGCCACGGTGTCGGTGCCGCTGGTGCTGAAGCTGATCGTCGATGAGGCCGCCTCCACCCAGACGCTGATGAACCCGGCCGGCGCCGCACGCGCGGGGCCGCTGGTGCACCTGATCGTCACGGTTCCGGTCTTCCTGGTGCTGGCCTACGCCATCCTGCGGCTGTTGGGCAACGCGTTCAACGAGCTGCGCGACGTGGTGTTCGCGCACGTGGCGCAGAGCACGGTGGCTGGCTTCATGGGGCGCGCATTCGCGCACCTGCACGGGCTGGGCGCGCGCTTTCATTCGCAGCGCGAGACCGGCGCCATCATCCGGGACCTCGACAAGGGCACCGCCGCGATCGGCTTCCTGCTTGGCGTGGCCGTGTTCACCATCGTGCCGACGCTGCTGGAGATTGCCGCCGTGCTGGTGATCATGGTGGCGGCCTACGGCGGACAGTTCGCGGCCATCATCCTGCTGGTCTTTGCGCTGTACGCGGGCTGCACGGTGCTGCTGACGCGGCGCCGCATGAAGGTCCAGCGCCAGGTGAACGTCGTGGAGGCACAGACCAACAGCAAGGTCGTGGACAGCCTGCTCAACTACGACACGGTCAAGTACTTTGCGCGCGAATCGTTCGAAGCGCGCCGGCTCGGCAGCCTGCTGGACCGCTGGGTGGTGACCAGCGTGCAGAACCAGCATGCGCTCTCGGCGCTGCATATCGCGCAGAGCGGCTGCATCGCGGTGGGCGTGGCGTGCGTGATGCTGCTGGGCGTGCAGCGCGTGGCGCAGGGCGCGCTCACCGTGGGCGACCTTGTGCTGATCAATGCCTACATCATCCAGGTGGTGCTGCCGCTCAACACGCTGGGCTTCATCTTCCGGGAGTCGAACGACGCGATGACCAACGTCGAGCGGCTGTTTGCGCTGCTCGATGCCAAGGGCCGGGCCGGCGAGGACGACGATGCCCCCGGCGCGCGGCCGCTGGCCGTGTCGCGGGGCGAGATCGCATTCGAGCACGTGAACTTCAGCTACGACCCCAGCCGCCAGACGCTGTGGGACGTGAGTTTTCGCGTCGGGGCCGGCCAGACCGTGGCCGTGGTCGGCGGCAGCGGCTCGGGCAAGTCCACGCTGGCGCGGCTGCTGTTCCGGCTCTACCAGCCCGATTCGGGCCGCGTGCTGATCGACGGGCAGGACCTGCGGCTCGTCACGCAGCGCAGCCTGCGCGAGGCGGTGGGCATCGTGCCGCAGGACACGATCCTGTTCAACGACACCATTGCCTACAACATCGCCTATGGGCTTGAAGGCGCCTCGCGCGCCGACGTGGTGGCCGCGGCGCGGGCCGCCCAGCTCGACACCTTTGTCGACCGCCTACCCGACGGCTACGAGACCATGGTGGGCGAGCGCGGCGTGCGGCTCTCGGGCGGCGAACGCCAGCGCGTGGCCATTGCGCGCGCCATGCTCAAGCGGCCGCCGATCGTCGTGTTCGACGAAGCCACCTCGGCGCTGGACACGCGCACCGAACGCGCGATCCAGCAGGAACTGACGCGCGTGGCCAAGGGCCGCACGGCGTTCATCATCGCGCACCGGCTGTCCACGATTACCGACGCCGACCACATCCTGGTGATGGAGCACGGCCGCGTGGTCGAGGCCGGCACGCACCAGGCGCTGCTGGCGCGCGGCGGTGTCTACGCACAGATGTGGCGGCTGCAGCAGCAACAGCGCGAACTCGAACGCACCGAGGAACGGCTGGCGCTGCAGCCGATCCGGCTCGAAGCCATCGTGGCGGGCGTGGTCGATGGCCTGCGCGAGCGCATGGCCGAGCGCCATATCCACCTGTTCACGGTGGTCGGCGAGACCGAGCTGCGCGTGACCGGCGACCCCGGCGTGCTGCAGAAGGCCGTCTGGGAACTGTGCGACCACATCGTCGATGCCGTCGATGACGGCGGGCGCATCGAGCTGCGGCTGGAACGCAGCAATGGCGACGCCACGCTGACGCTGGCGGCGCTGGCGTCCGCACAGGGCCATCCGGTGCCCGCCGCCGAGATCCAGCGGCTGCAGGCCGAGCTGGCCGAAGCGGGCATCACGCTGATGGCCGACGCCGCGCAGCAGGTGTGGCGGCTGCGCATGCCGATGCGCCCGGTCAGCGAGCCGCTGGCGCCGGCGCAGTTGCCCGACGTGGCGGGCCCGCCATCGGTCATGGGGCCGCAGACGCTGCGTGGCAGCCATATCCTCGTGCTCGACGACGACGCACCCACGCGCGACGTGCTGGTCGAGGCGCTGGAAGACCTGGGCGCCGATGCCATCGCGTTCGCCCACGGGCGCGACCTGCTGCAGCACCTGTCCGACGCGGCGATTCAGGACTGGCCGCAGGTGCTGCTCTGCGATATCGCGCTGGACGAGGAAGACGGCTATACGGTGCTGCGCGATGTGCGCCGGCTGGAATCGCAGCGCGACGTGCCGCTGGTGCGGCGTTTCACCGCCATCGCGCTGTCCGGCCACGCGCAGCCGCAGGACCGCATCCGCGCGATGATGGCCGGCTTTCAGATGCACCTGTCCAAGCCCGTGCAGATGGCCGAACTGATTGCCGCCATCACCGCGCACCTGCACCAGGGGCAGGCCGGGGCCGCGCCGCTGGCACCGGCGCCCGACGACGCGCGGCTGTCGCGCGACCCGTGA
- a CDS encoding glycosyltransferase family 2 protein produces MASTPCHAGICVVVLTHNRRDTLRRTLQHLLTLPERPRIAVVDNGSGDGTAAMLHQAFPGVACLRSDINLGAAGRNLGAQWASDVAGTPYVAFCDDDCWWHDGSLARACALLDANAGVVSLTARILVGADNREDPASTHMARSPLPSADLPGRAILGFMAGATVFRVRAFLAAGGYDPRFFIGGEEAALALQLAGQGWLMVYVPELVVHHHPSPQRDAASRRSLLARNAVWTSWLCLPAPMAIGDTVRAIPALARHLDAAGWRELARGIRWVLRERRVVDDRVVAALRLTRQRG; encoded by the coding sequence ATGGCGTCCACGCCCTGCCACGCCGGCATCTGCGTGGTCGTGCTGACGCACAATCGGCGCGATACGCTGCGGCGCACCCTGCAGCATCTGCTGACGCTGCCCGAGCGGCCACGCATCGCCGTGGTCGACAACGGCTCCGGCGACGGCACGGCGGCGATGCTGCACCAGGCGTTCCCCGGCGTCGCCTGCCTGCGCAGCGACATCAACCTTGGCGCGGCGGGCCGCAACCTGGGCGCGCAATGGGCGTCGGACGTCGCCGGCACGCCTTACGTGGCGTTCTGCGACGACGACTGCTGGTGGCACGACGGATCGCTCGCGCGCGCCTGCGCGCTGCTCGATGCCAATGCCGGCGTGGTGTCGCTGACCGCCCGCATCCTGGTCGGCGCCGACAACCGCGAAGACCCTGCGAGTACCCATATGGCGCGCAGCCCGCTGCCATCGGCGGACCTGCCGGGGCGCGCCATCCTGGGCTTCATGGCGGGCGCCACGGTGTTCCGCGTCCGCGCGTTCCTGGCCGCCGGCGGCTACGATCCGCGCTTCTTCATCGGTGGCGAGGAGGCGGCGCTAGCCCTGCAACTGGCGGGGCAAGGCTGGTTGATGGTGTACGTGCCCGAGCTGGTCGTCCATCATCACCCGAGCCCGCAGCGCGACGCCGCCAGCCGCCGCAGCCTGCTGGCGCGCAACGCGGTGTGGACGTCGTGGCTGTGCCTGCCGGCGCCGATGGCCATCGGCGATACGGTGCGCGCCATTCCGGCGCTGGCCCGGCACCTGGACGCGGCCGGCTGGCGCGAGCTGGCGCGCGGCATTCGCTGGGTACTGCGCGAACGCCGCGTGGTCGACGACCGCGTGGTGGCCGCGCTGCGGCTCACGCGGCAACGGGGCTGA
- a CDS encoding PIG-L deacetylase family protein produces the protein MPILQIPEPLTVISPHLDDAVFSCGALIAAARDAVVVTVLAGMPDADTALTDWDRAAGFASVTQAVANRRREDARSLNMLGARPEWLKFLDGQYGKPQSAEDIMAGLAASPALQRGGTLVAPMGLFHSDHVLVSQACMLLRTTVMGMQTARATQTADDDAGDGVEDRAPVPPTQWLFYEDAIYRRLPGMVQSRLLGWWQAGLVASPVHFPVAPWHAAKMAAVEAYESQLPLFNAGQLADIGAPERYWSLDISPAPGT, from the coding sequence ATGCCGATCTTGCAGATACCTGAACCGCTGACTGTCATTTCGCCGCATCTCGACGATGCCGTCTTCAGTTGCGGCGCGCTGATCGCGGCCGCCCGCGATGCCGTGGTCGTCACGGTGCTGGCCGGCATGCCCGACGCCGATACCGCCCTGACCGACTGGGACCGCGCCGCCGGCTTTGCCAGCGTGACGCAGGCCGTGGCCAACCGCCGCCGGGAAGACGCCCGCAGCCTGAACATGCTGGGTGCGCGGCCCGAATGGCTGAAATTCCTGGACGGCCAGTACGGCAAGCCGCAGAGCGCCGAGGACATCATGGCCGGCCTGGCCGCATCGCCGGCGCTGCAGCGCGGTGGCACGCTGGTGGCGCCGATGGGCCTGTTCCACAGCGACCACGTGCTGGTCAGCCAGGCGTGCATGCTGCTGCGCACGACGGTCATGGGCATGCAGACGGCCCGCGCCACGCAGACCGCGGACGATGATGCGGGTGATGGCGTTGAGGATCGCGCGCCCGTGCCGCCCACGCAGTGGCTGTTCTATGAGGATGCGATCTACCGCAGGCTGCCCGGCATGGTGCAGAGCCGGCTGCTGGGCTGGTGGCAGGCCGGGCTCGTCGCGTCGCCCGTGCACTTTCCGGTAGCGCCGTGGCACGCCGCGAAGATGGCAGCGGTGGAAGCGTACGAGAGCCAGCTACCGCTGTTCAATGCCGGGCAGCTTGCCGACATCGGCGCGCCCGAGCGCTACTGGTCGCTCGACATCTCGCCGGCGCCGGGCACCTGA
- a CDS encoding UDP-glucuronic acid decarboxylase family protein, producing the protein MKDPALKRILVTGGAGFLGSHLCDRLVEAGHDVLCVDNFYTGSKENIAQLLHRPNFELLRHDVTFPLYVEVDEIYNLACPASPVHYQSDPVQTTKTSVHGAINLLGLAKRVKARILQASTSEVYGDPDNHPQQESYWGHVNPVGRRACYDEGKRCAETLFMDYHRQHGVDVRIARIFNTYGPRMHPADGRVVSNFISQALAGEPLTLYGDGSQTRSFCYVDDLVEGLIRLMAADAAGTPVNLGNPCETTMRDIATGILHATGSTSPIEHRPLPADDPRQRCPDITLARTLLQWQPAVALAQGLRLTVAAFVSRRAAQQRLHACASAWQPPPAPFDDAGQAARDAARPH; encoded by the coding sequence ATGAAGGACCCCGCCCTCAAGCGCATCCTGGTCACCGGCGGCGCCGGCTTTCTGGGCTCGCACCTGTGCGACCGGCTGGTCGAAGCCGGCCATGATGTACTTTGCGTCGATAACTTCTACACGGGCAGCAAGGAAAACATCGCCCAGCTGCTGCACCGGCCCAACTTCGAGCTGCTGCGCCACGACGTGACGTTCCCGCTCTATGTGGAAGTCGACGAGATCTACAACCTTGCCTGCCCGGCGTCGCCGGTGCACTACCAGAGCGACCCGGTGCAGACCACCAAGACCAGCGTGCATGGCGCGATCAACCTGCTGGGGCTGGCCAAGCGCGTCAAGGCGCGCATCCTCCAGGCGTCGACGAGCGAGGTCTATGGCGACCCCGACAACCATCCGCAGCAGGAAAGCTACTGGGGCCACGTGAACCCGGTGGGCCGGCGCGCGTGCTACGACGAGGGCAAGCGCTGCGCCGAGACGCTGTTCATGGACTACCACCGCCAGCACGGCGTGGACGTGCGGATTGCGCGGATTTTCAATACCTACGGGCCGCGCATGCATCCGGCCGACGGCCGCGTGGTGTCCAACTTCATCTCGCAGGCGCTGGCCGGCGAGCCGCTGACGCTCTACGGCGACGGATCCCAGACGCGCTCGTTCTGCTATGTGGACGACCTGGTGGAAGGGCTGATCCGGCTGATGGCCGCCGACGCCGCCGGCACGCCAGTCAATCTTGGCAACCCGTGCGAGACGACCATGCGCGACATCGCCACCGGGATCCTGCACGCCACCGGCTCCACGTCGCCAATCGAACACCGCCCCCTGCCCGCCGACGATCCGCGCCAACGATGCCCGGACATCACGCTGGCCCGCACGCTGCTGCAATGGCAGCCGGCCGTGGCGCTGGCACAGGGCTTGCGATTGACCGTGGCCGCATTCGTGTCACGGCGCGCCGCCCAGCAGCGCCTGCACGCGTGCGCCAGCGCCTGGCAGCCGCCGCCGGCCCCGTTCGACGATGCCGGACAGGCCGCCCGGGACGCTGCCCGGCCCCATTGA
- a CDS encoding glycosyltransferase family 4 protein yields the protein MRRIALISEHASPLASIGSVDSGGQNVYVAHLARQLGKCGYPVDVFTRRDKALLPDVVGFAPNVRVVHVPAGPAVHVPKEALLQYMPAFGDFMVDFIRRDAIGYDVLHANFFMSGVAALRARASLGIPLVMTFHALGKVRRQHQGSADGFPDARFDIEDTLAREADCVIAECPQDEEDLVGLCGAERSRIETVPCGFDDEEFSPVDRAQARRDLGWQRDDFTVLQLGRLVPRKGIDNVIRAVGYLRHTLGVRARLYVVGGNADSPSEAATPEIGRLRQVAGEAGVSDMVTFVGRRGRDQLRQFYGASDVFVTTPWYEPFGITPVEAMACGVPVVGASVGGIRSTVVDGETGFLVPPHAPQPLAERLARLAMDPALVDRMGQAGRARAQTHFTWAGVARQMEQVYARLTQAHAGTGRVAA from the coding sequence ATGCGAAGAATTGCCCTGATCAGCGAACACGCGTCGCCGCTTGCCAGCATTGGCAGCGTCGACAGCGGCGGCCAGAATGTCTACGTGGCGCACCTGGCCCGCCAACTGGGCAAGTGCGGCTATCCCGTGGACGTGTTCACGCGCCGCGACAAGGCGCTGCTGCCCGACGTGGTCGGCTTTGCGCCCAATGTGCGCGTGGTGCACGTGCCGGCCGGCCCGGCGGTGCATGTACCGAAGGAAGCGCTGCTGCAGTACATGCCGGCGTTCGGGGACTTCATGGTCGACTTCATCCGGCGCGACGCCATCGGCTACGACGTGCTGCACGCCAACTTCTTCATGTCCGGCGTGGCCGCGCTGCGTGCCCGCGCGTCACTCGGCATTCCGCTGGTCATGACCTTCCACGCGCTCGGCAAGGTGCGCCGGCAGCACCAGGGCAGCGCCGACGGCTTTCCCGACGCGCGCTTCGACATCGAGGACACGCTGGCGCGCGAGGCCGACTGCGTGATCGCCGAATGCCCGCAGGACGAGGAAGACCTGGTCGGTCTGTGCGGCGCCGAACGCAGCCGCATCGAAACCGTACCGTGCGGCTTTGACGACGAGGAGTTCTCGCCGGTGGATCGCGCGCAGGCGCGCCGCGACCTTGGCTGGCAGCGCGACGACTTCACGGTGCTGCAGCTCGGCCGGCTGGTGCCGCGCAAGGGCATCGACAACGTGATCCGCGCGGTGGGTTACCTGCGCCACACGCTCGGCGTGCGCGCCCGGCTCTACGTGGTGGGCGGCAACGCCGATTCCCCCAGCGAGGCGGCCACGCCCGAGATCGGCCGGCTCAGGCAGGTGGCCGGCGAGGCCGGCGTCAGCGACATGGTCACGTTCGTGGGCCGGCGCGGCCGCGACCAGTTGCGCCAGTTCTATGGCGCGTCCGACGTGTTCGTGACCACGCCGTGGTACGAGCCGTTCGGCATCACGCCGGTGGAGGCGATGGCGTGCGGCGTGCCCGTGGTGGGCGCCAGCGTGGGCGGCATCCGCTCCACGGTGGTCGATGGCGAGACGGGCTTCCTGGTGCCGCCGCACGCGCCGCAGCCGCTGGCCGAGCGGCTGGCCCGGCTGGCGATGGACCCGGCGCTGGTCGACCGCATGGGCCAGGCCGGCCGCGCGCGCGCCCAGACGCACTTCACGTGGGCCGGCGTGGCGCGCCAGATGGAACAGGTCTACGCGCGGCTGACCCAGGCCCACGCCGGCACCGGCCGCGTGGCGGCCTGA
- a CDS encoding SDR family oxidoreductase, translated as MQDIDQGRHPLLEGKRYLVTGGGRGLGGEISRMLAASGAHVIVADIDEALASQCAATLRESGAEATACGADVSDPMAVQRLFADIARGGGRLDGLINNAAIDITLPVEEVDTEQWRRVLMVNLYGPYLLAHAAVPLMKAQGGGHIVNIASTASKRAWPNASAYHATKWGVLGFSHALHAELRPHRIKVSAVVAGGMRTPFLLDRFPDIDTSTLQDPANVARAVRFVLTQPEETVIPEVMVLPMKETSWP; from the coding sequence ATGCAGGACATCGACCAAGGCCGGCACCCGTTGCTGGAAGGAAAGCGGTACCTGGTGACGGGTGGCGGGCGCGGCCTGGGTGGCGAGATCAGCCGCATGCTCGCGGCCAGCGGCGCCCATGTGATCGTGGCGGACATCGACGAGGCGCTGGCCAGCCAGTGCGCGGCCACGCTGCGCGAAAGCGGCGCCGAGGCGACGGCCTGCGGTGCCGACGTCTCCGACCCCATGGCCGTGCAGCGGCTCTTTGCTGACATCGCGCGCGGCGGCGGCAGGCTCGACGGCCTGATCAACAACGCCGCCATCGACATCACGCTGCCGGTGGAGGAAGTCGACACCGAGCAATGGCGCCGCGTGCTGATGGTGAACCTGTACGGCCCGTACCTGCTGGCCCACGCGGCCGTGCCGCTGATGAAGGCGCAGGGAGGCGGGCATATCGTCAATATCGCGTCCACGGCGTCCAAGCGCGCCTGGCCCAATGCGTCGGCCTATCACGCGACCAAATGGGGCGTGCTCGGCTTTTCGCACGCGCTGCACGCGGAGCTGCGGCCGCACCGCATCAAGGTGTCGGCCGTGGTGGCGGGCGGCATGCGCACGCCGTTCCTGCTCGACCGCTTCCCAGATATCGACACCTCGACGCTGCAGGACCCCGCCAACGTCGCGCGCGCCGTGCGCTTCGTGCTGACCCAGCCCGAGGAAACCGTGATTCCCGAAGTCATGGTGCTGCCGATGAAGGAGACGTCATGGCCCTAG
- a CDS encoding D-glycero-alpha-D-manno-heptose-1,7-bisphosphate 7-phosphatase, with amino-acid sequence MALDTSAGGAVLLDKDGTLLQDVPYNVDPGRIRLAESAGDALRRLARLGMPLAVVSNQPGVALGRFDEPALEAVRHCLSELFARHGARLSGFFYCPHHPAGQVSAYAMHCLCRKPAPGLLRRACSALGCDPAQSWMVGDILDDVEAGRRAGCGTVLVDCGNETEWVGGALRTPDFIVPTLERAAQVIAAGLPVSPSPPLMTERPC; translated from the coding sequence ATGGCCCTAGACACATCGGCTGGCGGCGCGGTGCTGCTGGACAAGGACGGCACGCTGCTGCAGGACGTGCCCTACAACGTCGATCCGGGCCGGATCCGGCTGGCCGAGTCGGCTGGCGACGCGCTGCGCAGGCTGGCGCGGCTCGGCATGCCGCTCGCCGTGGTCAGCAACCAGCCCGGCGTGGCGCTGGGCCGCTTCGACGAACCCGCGCTGGAAGCCGTCCGCCACTGCCTGAGCGAATTGTTCGCGCGGCACGGGGCCAGGCTGTCCGGCTTCTTCTATTGCCCGCACCACCCGGCCGGGCAGGTCTCTGCCTACGCGATGCACTGCCTGTGCCGCAAGCCCGCGCCGGGCCTGTTGCGCCGGGCGTGCAGCGCGCTGGGCTGCGACCCGGCGCAGTCGTGGATGGTCGGCGACATCCTTGACGACGTGGAGGCGGGCCGGCGCGCCGGCTGCGGCACGGTGCTCGTCGATTGCGGCAACGAGACCGAATGGGTGGGCGGTGCGCTGCGCACACCGGACTTCATCGTGCCGACGCTGGAGCGCGCCGCGCAGGTCATCGCGGCCGGGCTGCCGGTGTCGCCGTCGCCACCGCTGATGACGGAGCGGCCATGCTGA
- a CDS encoding glycosyltransferase family 9 protein: MLTWPQARRVLCVRPDNLGDVLMTTPAMQALADSAPHRALTLLTSRASAALAPHLDMIDDVIAWDAPWVRHAHDVDASGLSAELAGCAARLAARNFDAAVIFTVYSQSALPAATLCSLAGIPLRLAHCRENPYALLTDWVPDPEPSNPPRHEVQRQLDLVASIGATTRDAHLRFALADTDRHAVQRLLAPLLARHGRRACIVIHPGATAASRRWPADRFASVARELAAQAGALVLVTGSTAEAPVVDTVCTLAAHPAVLPMAGRFTLGEMGALLAAVDLLVSNNSGPVHMAAALGTPVVDLYALTNPQHTPWMVPSRVLFQDVPCRYCYKSTCPQGHHRCLADVPARDVVAAAAMLLDGAPAVAAPMPWVSPAPRPALPVAVAAVPNIVKEDAHVHARH, translated from the coding sequence ATGCTGACGTGGCCGCAGGCGCGCCGCGTGCTCTGCGTGCGGCCCGACAACCTGGGCGACGTGCTGATGACCACGCCCGCCATGCAGGCGCTGGCCGACAGCGCGCCGCACCGCGCGCTGACGCTGCTGACCTCGCGCGCGTCGGCCGCGCTGGCGCCGCATCTGGACATGATCGACGACGTGATTGCCTGGGACGCACCGTGGGTGCGCCACGCGCATGACGTGGACGCTAGCGGGCTGTCGGCCGAGCTCGCCGGTTGCGCGGCCCGGCTCGCCGCGCGCAACTTCGACGCCGCCGTGATCTTCACCGTCTACAGCCAGAGTGCGCTGCCGGCCGCCACGCTGTGCAGCCTGGCCGGTATTCCGCTGCGGCTCGCGCACTGCCGCGAGAACCCGTATGCGCTGCTGACCGACTGGGTGCCCGACCCCGAGCCGTCCAACCCGCCACGCCACGAAGTGCAGCGCCAGCTCGACCTTGTCGCCAGCATCGGCGCCACCACGCGCGATGCGCACCTGCGCTTCGCGCTGGCCGATACGGATCGCCACGCCGTGCAGCGGCTGCTCGCGCCGCTGTTGGCGCGCCACGGCCGCCGCGCCTGCATCGTGATCCATCCCGGCGCCACAGCGGCTTCGCGGCGCTGGCCGGCGGATCGGTTCGCGAGCGTGGCGCGCGAACTGGCCGCGCAGGCCGGCGCACTGGTGCTGGTGACCGGCTCGACCGCCGAGGCGCCGGTCGTCGACACGGTCTGCACGCTGGCCGCCCATCCGGCGGTCCTGCCGATGGCAGGCCGCTTCACGCTTGGCGAAATGGGTGCGCTGCTGGCGGCGGTGGACCTGCTCGTGTCGAACAACAGCGGCCCGGTGCACATGGCGGCCGCGCTGGGCACGCCGGTCGTCGACCTCTATGCGCTGACCAATCCGCAGCACACGCCGTGGATGGTGCCCAGCCGCGTGCTGTTCCAGGACGTGCCGTGCCGCTATTGCTACAAGAGCACCTGTCCGCAGGGTCATCACCGCTGCCTGGCCGACGTTCCCGCGCGCGACGTCGTGGCGGCGGCCGCGATGCTGCTCGATGGCGCGCCTGCCGTCGCGGCGCCGATGCCGTGGGTGTCGCCCGCGCCCCGTCCGGCGCTGCCGGTCGCCGTGGCGGCCGTACCGAACATCGTCAAGGAGGACGCGCATGTACACGCTCGGCATTAA